A window of the Gemmatimonadales bacterium genome harbors these coding sequences:
- a CDS encoding YciI family protein, with amino-acid sequence MKYLCLLYADEAQYPKLTKAEADQWMAEFAAFTDDIKRSGHFVASNRLQPTQAATTVRVRNGKLSTTDGPFVETKEQLGGYYVIEARDLNDAISVAGKIPGARFGSVEVRPIMDM; translated from the coding sequence ATGAAGTACCTGTGCCTGCTGTACGCCGACGAGGCCCAGTACCCGAAGCTGACCAAGGCCGAGGCCGACCAGTGGATGGCGGAGTTCGCCGCGTTCACCGACGACATCAAGCGGAGCGGACACTTCGTGGCCAGCAACCGGCTGCAGCCCACCCAGGCCGCGACGACGGTGCGGGTGCGCAACGGGAAGCTCTCGACGACCGACGGGCCGTTTGTCGAGACCAAGGAGCAGCTCGGCGGCTACTACGTGATCGAGGCGCGGGACCTCAACGACGCCATCTCGGTGGCGGGGAAGATCCCGGGCGCGCGCTTCGGCAGCGTCGAGGTGCGCCCGATCATGGACATGTGA
- a CDS encoding RNA polymerase sigma factor, which produces MTSTSPRRRYTTPSPPRWSAGRPRGCRPTRGRGWSRGRFKAIDGLRRRARFDASLAQIASDLDAEAAASDAAEESGIDDDRLRLIFTCCHPALPPDARVALTLREVCGLTTEQIAAAFLTPPPTVAQRIVRAKAKIRDARIPYQVPSRSDLGDRLDSVLHVVYLVYNEGYWASSGDRLTRSDLADEAIRLGRLLVALLPEPEAQGLLALMLLHESRRAARTTPAGELVLLEDQDRSRWDRQRIAEGAALVARALGSRRVGPFALQAAIAAVHAESPGADRTDWREIVGLYDVLARIAPSPVVELNRAAAVAMRDGPAAGLALIDALLARRELDDYHLAHSARAELCRRLGRRAEARASYARALDLARQEPERRFLERRLAELAG; this is translated from the coding sequence GTGACTTCGACCTCGCCGAGGAGGCGCTACACGACGCCTTCGCCGCCGCGGTGGAGCGCTGGCCGGCCGAGGGGCTGCCGGCCAACCCGCGGGCGTGGCTGGTCTCGGGGCCGCTTCAAGGCGATCGACGGCCTCAGGCGGCGGGCCCGCTTCGACGCGTCGCTCGCCCAGATCGCCTCGGACCTCGACGCCGAAGCCGCCGCCAGCGACGCGGCGGAGGAGAGCGGCATCGACGACGACCGCCTCCGGCTCATCTTCACCTGCTGCCATCCGGCCCTGCCGCCCGATGCCCGCGTGGCCCTGACGTTGCGCGAGGTCTGCGGGCTCACGACCGAGCAGATCGCCGCCGCGTTCCTCACGCCGCCCCCCACGGTGGCGCAGCGGATCGTGCGCGCCAAGGCGAAGATCCGCGACGCCCGCATTCCCTACCAGGTGCCCTCGCGCTCGGACCTCGGCGACCGGCTCGACAGCGTGCTGCACGTCGTCTACCTGGTCTACAACGAGGGCTACTGGGCCTCGTCCGGCGACCGGCTCACCCGCAGCGACCTCGCGGACGAGGCGATCCGCCTCGGCCGCCTGCTCGTCGCGCTGCTGCCCGAGCCCGAGGCGCAGGGCCTGCTCGCGCTGATGCTGCTGCACGAGTCCCGGCGCGCCGCCCGCACCACGCCGGCCGGCGAGCTGGTGCTGCTGGAGGACCAGGATCGCTCGCGGTGGGACCGGCAGCGGATCGCGGAGGGCGCGGCGCTCGTCGCGCGCGCGCTCGGCTCCCGGCGCGTCGGTCCGTTCGCGCTGCAGGCCGCCATCGCGGCCGTGCACGCGGAGTCGCCCGGCGCCGACCGCACCGACTGGCGCGAGATCGTCGGTCTCTACGACGTGCTGGCGAGGATCGCCCCGTCGCCGGTCGTGGAGTTGAACCGCGCCGCGGCGGTGGCGATGCGCGACGGTCCGGCCGCCGGCCTGGCGCTCATCGACGCGCTCCTGGCGCGCCGCGAGCTGGACGACTACCACCTGGCGCACTCCGCGCGCGCGGAGCTGTGCCGGCGGCTCGGCCGTCGCGCGGAGGCGCGGGCCTCGTACGCCCGCGCGCTCGATCTCGCCCGCCAGGAGCCGGAGCGGCGGTTCCTCGAGCGCCGGCTGGCTGAGCTGGCCGGGTAG
- a CDS encoding NAD(+)/NADH kinase: MNVGLVGNRRYRPMDEMLAAMAAEAPKLGARLFLEPTLAAALPDRPAGGLDGAKLDIIVSLGGDGTLLRGARLACLRGIPILGINLGRVGFLAAAGPETALDTLRRVVRGEYTIESRLALSARVGGAAEECLAVNDVVIHKGGIARLIRISVAVDGQEVGVYTADGIIVATPTGSTAYSMSAGGPIVVPGVDALVITAICPHTLAVRPLVVSASSILTLRALDPVPAPEELMVSIDGQVAARLAPRQEVTVVRASRPVLLARAGAESFFVRLREKLQWGDLSDRKG, translated from the coding sequence ATGAACGTCGGGCTCGTCGGGAACCGCCGCTACCGGCCGATGGACGAGATGCTCGCCGCGATGGCGGCCGAGGCCCCGAAGCTGGGCGCCCGGCTGTTCCTGGAGCCGACGCTGGCGGCGGCGCTCCCGGATCGGCCGGCGGGCGGGCTCGACGGGGCGAAGCTCGACATCATCGTCAGCCTGGGCGGCGACGGCACGCTGCTCCGGGGCGCGCGGCTGGCGTGCCTGCGCGGCATCCCGATCCTCGGCATCAACCTGGGCCGGGTGGGCTTCCTCGCCGCGGCGGGCCCCGAGACCGCGCTGGACACGCTGCGGCGCGTGGTGCGGGGCGAGTACACGATCGAGTCGCGCCTCGCCCTCTCGGCGCGCGTGGGCGGCGCGGCCGAGGAGTGCCTGGCGGTGAACGACGTCGTGATCCACAAGGGCGGGATCGCGCGCCTCATCCGCATCTCGGTGGCGGTGGACGGCCAGGAGGTCGGCGTCTACACGGCGGACGGCATCATCGTCGCCACCCCCACGGGCTCGACGGCATACTCGATGTCGGCGGGGGGCCCGATCGTGGTGCCGGGCGTGGACGCGCTGGTGATCACCGCGATCTGTCCGCACACCCTCGCGGTGCGGCCGCTGGTGGTGTCGGCCAGCTCCATTCTCACCCTGCGGGCGCTCGATCCCGTGCCGGCGCCCGAGGAGCTGATGGTCTCCATCGACGGCCAGGTGGCCGCGCGCCTGGCGCCGCGACAGGAGGTCACGGTGGTCCGCGCGTCCCGCCCGGTGCTGCTCGCGCGGGCCGGCGCCGAGTCGTTCTTCGTCCGGCTGCGGGAGAAGCTGCAGTGGGGTGATCTCTCCGACCGAAAGGGCTGA
- a CDS encoding glycosyl hydrolase, with protein sequence MRVRLFRSVTLWLPAVLALAPSPARAQVPYDSTAFRALAWREIGIFRGGRSVTAAGSAARRDEYWMGTTGGGVFKSTDGGNTWTAASDKYFGGTIGSIAVSASNPDVVYVGTGEYPVRGNVSHGDGVFRTTDAGRTWTPLGLAATQQIARVVVHPTNPDIVYVAALGHAFGPNPERGVYKSADGGKTWTQVLSRNDSTGASDLAMDPSNPEVLYAAFWQVQRTPWGLTSGGKGSGLFKTTDGGAHWTELTANPGLPRGLWGNVGVAVSPARPSRLWAIVEADSGGVYRSDDGGATWTWTNRDHKLRQRAWYYMRITADPKDSNTVWAVNTGLFRSKDGGRTFEHLPDPHGDNHDLWIASNDPQRMIESNDGGSNVSTNGGKTWTDQDYATAQFYHVTTTNHFPYRVCGAQQDNSGVCGPSRWPGGITRAQWYDVSGEAGYVQARPDSADITYGGDNSGFLARVDHRTGFWRMVSPWPDDPDGHPAAEGRYRMQWTFPLLISPHDPNTLYAGANVLFKTTNGGQSWSVISPDLTRHDPRTLGASGGPITLDQTTAEYYATIFALAESPLARGTIWAGSDDGLIHLTRDGGRTWADVTPRDLPPFTRISIIEAGHFAPGTAYVAANRYQLDDPSPIILRTADYGRTWSRIVAGIPAGEFVRVVREDPAKRGLLFAGTERGVWVSFDDGGQWQSLRRNLPIVPVHDLALKDGDLVAATHGRSFWILDDITPLESLTPAVLQEDAHLSPVRDAYRVDWGGADAGSDAHPVGKNPPSGAIVDYWLKAAGQEVTLTFLDSAGRVIRRFTSRQDSIVAADSARAAGGLSARRDSLMKALGDSVKVDSLLGDTLKDGDKPWPQRPPAPPRVGDKAGLNRFAWNLRYPGPAVFWGMNDIGTDGPVALPGRYRVRLEVGGRSYEQTFRLKVDPRSVVTPAALREQFVFLQRIRDTVNAVTTAVIRLRNVRSQLEDRAVLLAAGAPARAQAESFAARLSALEDSLYQVRLQADEDNLVYPSRPVERISALVGVVASTDARPTAPSYEVFRLFAPDVQRALAAAEAALRDGLPAVNSALAAAGQPAVVAAVAELRPPRPVD encoded by the coding sequence GTGCGCGTTCGCCTCTTCCGTTCCGTCACCCTCTGGCTGCCGGCGGTGCTTGCCCTTGCCCCGTCGCCGGCCCGGGCGCAGGTGCCGTACGACTCGACCGCCTTCCGGGCCCTGGCCTGGCGGGAGATCGGCATCTTCCGTGGCGGACGCTCCGTCACGGCGGCGGGCTCGGCCGCGCGGCGCGACGAGTACTGGATGGGCACGACCGGCGGCGGCGTCTTCAAGAGCACCGACGGCGGCAACACCTGGACGGCGGCGAGCGACAAGTACTTCGGGGGCACGATCGGCTCGATCGCCGTGAGCGCGTCGAACCCCGACGTGGTCTACGTCGGGACCGGCGAGTACCCGGTGCGCGGCAACGTCTCGCACGGCGACGGGGTGTTCAGGACCACCGACGCGGGGCGCACCTGGACGCCGCTCGGGCTCGCCGCCACCCAGCAGATCGCCCGCGTGGTGGTGCACCCGACCAACCCCGACATCGTCTACGTGGCGGCACTGGGCCACGCGTTCGGTCCCAATCCGGAGCGCGGCGTCTACAAGTCCGCCGACGGGGGGAAGACCTGGACGCAGGTGCTCTCGCGCAACGACTCGACCGGGGCGTCGGACCTGGCGATGGACCCGTCGAACCCCGAGGTGCTGTACGCCGCGTTCTGGCAGGTGCAGCGCACGCCCTGGGGCCTGACGAGCGGGGGCAAGGGCAGCGGCCTGTTCAAGACCACCGACGGCGGCGCGCACTGGACCGAGCTGACGGCGAACCCCGGCCTGCCGCGGGGCCTGTGGGGCAACGTCGGCGTGGCGGTCTCGCCCGCCAGGCCGTCGCGCCTGTGGGCGATCGTCGAGGCCGACTCGGGCGGCGTGTACCGCAGCGACGACGGCGGCGCCACCTGGACCTGGACGAACCGCGACCACAAGCTCCGCCAGCGGGCCTGGTACTACATGCGCATCACGGCCGATCCGAAGGACAGCAATACGGTGTGGGCCGTGAACACGGGGCTGTTCCGCTCGAAGGACGGCGGCCGGACGTTCGAGCACCTGCCCGATCCGCACGGCGACAACCACGACCTGTGGATCGCGTCCAACGACCCGCAGCGGATGATCGAGTCGAACGACGGGGGCTCGAACGTGTCCACCAACGGCGGGAAGACGTGGACCGACCAGGACTACGCCACCGCCCAGTTCTACCACGTGACCACCACCAACCACTTCCCGTACCGCGTGTGCGGCGCGCAGCAGGACAACTCCGGCGTGTGCGGCCCGAGCCGCTGGCCGGGCGGGATCACCCGCGCCCAGTGGTACGACGTCTCGGGTGAGGCGGGCTACGTCCAGGCGCGCCCGGACTCGGCCGACATCACCTACGGCGGCGACAACAGCGGCTTCCTCGCGAGGGTGGACCATCGGACCGGCTTCTGGCGGATGGTCAGCCCGTGGCCCGACGACCCGGACGGCCACCCGGCCGCCGAGGGTCGCTACCGCATGCAGTGGACCTTCCCGCTGCTGATCTCGCCCCACGATCCGAACACGCTCTATGCCGGCGCCAACGTGCTGTTCAAGACCACCAACGGCGGGCAGAGCTGGAGCGTGATCTCGCCGGACCTCACCCGCCACGACCCGCGGACGCTCGGCGCCTCCGGCGGCCCGATCACGCTCGACCAGACCACGGCGGAGTACTATGCCACGATCTTCGCGCTGGCCGAGTCGCCGCTGGCGCGCGGCACGATCTGGGCGGGCTCGGACGACGGGCTGATCCACCTGACCCGCGACGGCGGCCGCACCTGGGCGGACGTGACGCCCCGAGACCTGCCGCCCTTCACCCGCATCTCGATCATCGAGGCCGGGCACTTCGCGCCGGGCACCGCGTACGTGGCCGCGAACCGCTACCAGCTGGACGACCCGTCCCCCATCATCCTCAGGACCGCCGACTACGGCCGCACCTGGAGCCGCATCGTCGCCGGGATTCCGGCCGGCGAGTTCGTCCGGGTGGTGCGCGAGGACCCGGCGAAGCGCGGGCTGCTGTTCGCGGGCACGGAGCGCGGGGTGTGGGTGTCGTTCGACGACGGCGGGCAGTGGCAGTCGCTGCGCCGCAACCTGCCCATCGTGCCGGTGCACGACCTGGCCCTCAAGGACGGCGACCTCGTCGCCGCCACCCACGGGCGCTCGTTCTGGATCCTCGACGACATCACGCCGCTGGAGTCGCTGACGCCGGCGGTGCTCCAGGAGGACGCCCACCTCTCCCCGGTCCGGGACGCCTACCGGGTGGACTGGGGCGGCGCGGACGCGGGCAGCGACGCGCACCCGGTCGGGAAGAACCCGCCGAGCGGCGCGATCGTGGACTACTGGCTGAAGGCCGCGGGCCAGGAGGTGACGCTGACCTTCCTGGACTCGGCCGGGCGCGTGATCCGGCGCTTCACCAGCCGCCAGGACTCGATCGTCGCCGCCGACTCCGCGCGCGCGGCGGGGGGCCTCAGCGCGCGGCGCGACAGCCTGATGAAGGCGCTGGGCGACAGCGTGAAGGTGGACAGCCTGCTCGGCGACACGCTCAAGGACGGGGACAAGCCGTGGCCGCAGCGGCCGCCGGCGCCGCCGCGCGTGGGCGACAAGGCCGGGCTCAACCGGTTCGCGTGGAACCTCCGCTATCCGGGCCCGGCCGTGTTCTGGGGGATGAACGACATCGGCACCGACGGTCCGGTGGCCTTGCCGGGGCGGTATCGCGTCCGGCTGGAGGTCGGAGGGAGGAGCTACGAGCAGACCTTCCGCCTCAAGGTGGACCCGCGCTCCGTGGTCACGCCCGCCGCGCTCCGGGAGCAGTTCGTCTTTCTGCAGCGGATCCGGGACACCGTGAACGCGGTGACGACGGCGGTGATCCGCCTGCGCAACGTGCGCTCGCAGCTCGAGGACCGCGCGGTGCTGCTGGCCGCGGGCGCGCCCGCCCGCGCACAGGCCGAGTCGTTCGCGGCGCGCCTGTCGGCGCTCGAGGACTCGCTGTACCAGGTGCGGCTGCAGGCCGACGAGGACAACCTCGTGTACCCCTCGCGCCCGGTCGAGCGGATCAGCGCGCTGGTGGGCGTGGTCGCCAGCACCGACGCGCGCCCCACCGCGCCGTCGTACGAGGTGTTCCGGCTGTTCGCCCCCGACGTCCAGCGGGCGCTGGCGGCCGCGGAGGCCGCACTGCGCGACGGCCTGCCCGCGGTGAACTCCGCGCTCGCCGCGGCGGGCCAGCCGGCCGTGGTGGCGGCCGTCGCCGAGCTGCGCCCGCCTCGGCCGGTGGATTGA
- a CDS encoding class I SAM-dependent methyltransferase, whose protein sequence is MLLRPPFENAWLRTVGLRQVSGPLRLPAEVFQVFLAAPWDPSPDFALPAKWKRREHDHPRYGRFCYALARGTGARRILEVGSSSGGTTAGWARALAESAAEGAAVHLVCVDDDSYEPGVYPAITARNVERVGLAPDRVRFECGDSASRLRGIRAEYPAYFDIYLVDAGHSYEAASSDLGNGLPAVRPGGLIVVHDVDRSRRMPEATAAHPAPVYDAVRDFTRAHGFASCTLRFIRKHLAVVQVGR, encoded by the coding sequence ATGCTGCTGAGGCCTCCGTTCGAGAACGCCTGGCTGCGCACGGTCGGGCTGCGCCAGGTGTCGGGGCCGCTCCGGCTCCCGGCAGAGGTCTTCCAGGTATTCCTGGCGGCGCCGTGGGACCCGTCGCCGGACTTCGCCTTGCCGGCCAAGTGGAAGCGGCGCGAGCACGACCACCCGCGCTACGGGCGGTTCTGCTACGCGCTCGCGCGCGGGACCGGAGCGCGGCGCATCCTCGAGGTCGGCTCCTCGAGCGGCGGCACCACCGCGGGCTGGGCGCGCGCGCTCGCCGAGTCGGCCGCGGAGGGAGCGGCGGTCCATCTGGTGTGCGTGGACGACGACTCCTACGAGCCCGGGGTGTACCCCGCGATCACGGCGCGGAACGTCGAGCGCGTCGGCCTCGCTCCCGACCGGGTCAGGTTCGAGTGCGGCGACTCCGCCTCGCGCCTGCGCGGCATCCGGGCGGAGTACCCGGCGTACTTCGACATCTACCTGGTGGATGCCGGCCATTCTTACGAGGCCGCCAGCAGCGACCTCGGGAACGGCCTGCCGGCGGTGCGGCCCGGCGGGCTGATCGTCGTGCACGACGTCGATCGCTCCCGGCGGATGCCCGAGGCCACGGCCGCCCACCCGGCGCCCGTGTACGACGCGGTGCGGGACTTCACGCGTGCCCACGGCTTCGCCTCCTGCACGCTGCGCTTCATCCGCAAGCACCTCGCCGTCGTCCAGGTCGGGCGCTGA
- the recN gene encoding DNA repair protein RecN, which produces MLTELRVRDVAVIADARLELGARLNVLTGETGAGKSLLVDALALLLGERATGEMVRTGAPRASVEGAFDVAGRADLAAALGEQGIEVEDGRLVLKREVQVSGRSRAWVNGSPVTVGVLAEVGRRLVDLHGQHETQSLLRPDAQRDILDAFAEASVEAAAVRAAHEQLECQVAEQRQLEERRAEARKRADYLRHVAEEIERARPRPGELEQLEAEVRRLGHAEELGRIAEELSQLLDGDDRAASAALAHAARLVAALERFDAGGAAGWREMLDGAVLNVAELSRAVGAYREGVELDPARLASLERRRDLLFRLDQKYGPGMDRVIAAGEEARRELGLLDTADTDLAALARRIEEARSALADRCRALTAKRSTAARRLGRAVTARLAALGMPDGKFRVELKRLEAPSRSGAEAVEFMVQLNPGMDERTLARAASGGELSRIMLALKGELARHDAVPTLVFDEVDQGVGGHVAGRVAESLSGVAGDHQVIVITHLPQVAAAAAQHLVVAKASAGGVAQTDVRAVEGQERVEEIARMLGGDASPETARKHATELLKRAG; this is translated from the coding sequence ATGCTGACCGAGCTCAGGGTCCGCGACGTCGCGGTCATCGCCGACGCGCGGCTGGAGCTCGGGGCGCGCCTCAACGTGCTCACCGGGGAGACCGGCGCCGGCAAGTCGCTGCTGGTGGACGCGCTGGCGCTGCTGCTGGGCGAGCGGGCGACGGGCGAGATGGTGCGCACCGGCGCGCCGCGCGCGTCGGTCGAGGGCGCCTTCGACGTCGCCGGGCGGGCGGACCTGGCCGCGGCGCTCGGGGAGCAGGGCATCGAGGTGGAGGACGGCCGCCTGGTCCTCAAGCGCGAGGTGCAGGTGTCGGGGCGCAGCCGGGCCTGGGTGAACGGCAGCCCGGTGACGGTGGGCGTGCTGGCGGAGGTGGGCCGGCGGCTGGTGGACCTGCACGGGCAGCACGAAACCCAGTCGCTGCTGCGGCCCGACGCGCAGCGGGACATCCTCGACGCGTTCGCCGAGGCCTCGGTGGAGGCGGCGGCGGTGCGCGCGGCGCACGAGCAGCTCGAGTGCCAGGTGGCCGAGCAGCGGCAGTTGGAGGAGCGGCGCGCCGAGGCGCGGAAGCGGGCCGACTACCTGCGCCACGTCGCGGAGGAGATCGAGCGTGCGCGGCCCAGGCCGGGCGAGCTGGAGCAGCTCGAGGCCGAGGTGCGGCGCCTGGGGCACGCGGAGGAGCTGGGGCGGATCGCGGAGGAGCTGTCGCAGCTGCTGGACGGCGACGACCGCGCGGCCAGCGCGGCGCTCGCGCACGCGGCGCGGCTGGTGGCGGCGCTGGAGCGCTTCGACGCCGGCGGCGCGGCCGGCTGGCGGGAGATGCTGGACGGGGCGGTCCTCAACGTCGCCGAGCTCTCGCGCGCGGTCGGCGCGTACCGCGAGGGGGTGGAGCTGGATCCGGCGCGCCTGGCGTCGCTCGAGCGCCGGCGCGACCTGCTGTTCCGGCTCGACCAGAAGTACGGCCCGGGCATGGACCGGGTGATCGCGGCGGGCGAGGAGGCACGCCGCGAGCTCGGCCTCCTGGACACGGCGGACACCGACCTCGCGGCGCTGGCCCGCCGCATCGAGGAGGCCCGCAGTGCGCTGGCGGACCGGTGCCGCGCGCTCACCGCGAAGCGGTCCACGGCGGCGCGCAGGCTCGGCCGGGCGGTCACGGCGCGGCTGGCCGCGCTGGGGATGCCCGACGGGAAGTTCCGGGTGGAGCTGAAGCGGCTCGAGGCGCCGTCCCGCTCCGGAGCCGAGGCGGTCGAGTTCATGGTGCAGCTCAATCCCGGCATGGACGAGCGGACGCTCGCCCGCGCGGCCTCGGGCGGCGAGCTGTCGCGGATCATGCTGGCCCTGAAGGGGGAGCTGGCCCGCCACGACGCGGTGCCGACCCTGGTGTTCGACGAGGTGGACCAGGGCGTGGGCGGCCACGTGGCCGGCCGGGTGGCGGAGTCCCTGAGCGGCGTGGCCGGCGACCACCAGGTCATCGTGATCACCCACCTGCCGCAGGTGGCCGCGGCCGCGGCGCAGCACCTGGTGGTGGCGAAGGCGTCGGCGGGCGGCGTGGCCCAGACCGACGTCCGCGCCGTCGAGGGCCAGGAACGCGTGGAGGAGATCGCGAGGATGCTGGGAGGCGACGCCTCGCCGGAGACGGCCCGGAAGCACGCGACGGAGCTGCTCAAGCGGGCGGGCTGA
- a CDS encoding NAD(P)-binding domain-containing protein, giving the protein MSLDTIAILVVAFLVALATLPIIAYQVRKDRRARALVREARTLGSHETVSLHPTVDEGLCIGCGECVKHCPEQDVLTTIRNKAVVAHAVECVGHGICERVCPVGAITLVIGTEKRGAEIPRLSEYFETNVPGLYVVGELGGMGLIRNAVWQASQAVQHLAKGLPRGPGLELLIVGAGPAGLAAALVAQQQRLRYRVVEQETLGGSILHYPRKKLVMTHPVELPGVGTMPFREVEKEPLLEFWLQTLGRKGIRVEEGVRLERVERGVGGFVAHTSAGTIEAARVVLALGRRGTPRRLEVPGEELPKVAHRLIEPESYDGQHVVVVGGGSSALEAAMALAERPRSRVTLCHRRADFSGARAALVQRVLLLEKEGMLQILREARVTAITSDRVHFDVAGRPAQRENDFVFVLAGGVPPYELLKKCGVDLETRFGTPLPRSA; this is encoded by the coding sequence ATGTCACTCGATACCATCGCGATCCTGGTCGTGGCGTTCCTCGTCGCGCTCGCCACCCTGCCGATCATCGCCTACCAGGTGCGGAAGGACCGGCGCGCCAGGGCGCTCGTCCGCGAGGCCCGCACCCTCGGGAGCCACGAGACCGTGTCGCTGCACCCCACGGTGGACGAGGGGCTGTGCATCGGCTGCGGCGAGTGCGTCAAGCACTGCCCCGAGCAGGACGTGCTCACGACCATCCGCAACAAGGCGGTCGTGGCACACGCGGTGGAGTGCGTGGGGCACGGCATCTGCGAGCGCGTCTGTCCGGTGGGCGCGATCACGCTGGTGATCGGCACCGAGAAGCGCGGCGCCGAGATCCCGCGGCTATCGGAGTATTTCGAGACCAACGTGCCGGGCCTGTACGTCGTGGGCGAGCTGGGGGGGATGGGGTTGATCCGCAACGCCGTCTGGCAGGCGTCCCAGGCCGTGCAGCACCTGGCCAAGGGACTGCCGCGGGGCCCGGGCCTCGAGCTCCTGATCGTCGGCGCGGGCCCGGCGGGCCTCGCCGCGGCGCTCGTCGCCCAGCAGCAGCGGCTCCGTTACCGGGTCGTCGAGCAGGAGACCCTGGGCGGCTCGATCCTGCACTATCCCCGCAAGAAGCTGGTGATGACGCACCCGGTCGAGCTGCCGGGCGTGGGCACCATGCCGTTCCGGGAGGTGGAGAAGGAGCCGCTGCTGGAGTTCTGGCTGCAGACCCTGGGTCGGAAGGGCATCAGGGTCGAGGAGGGTGTGCGTCTCGAGCGCGTCGAGCGAGGCGTGGGCGGGTTCGTCGCCCACACCTCGGCGGGAACGATCGAGGCGGCGCGCGTCGTCCTGGCCCTCGGCCGCCGCGGCACTCCGCGCCGGCTCGAGGTTCCGGGCGAGGAGCTGCCCAAGGTCGCCCACCGGCTCATCGAGCCCGAATCCTACGACGGGCAGCACGTGGTGGTCGTGGGCGGTGGCTCCTCCGCGCTCGAGGCCGCGATGGCGCTCGCCGAGCGGCCCCGTTCCCGGGTGACCCTGTGCCACCGGCGCGCGGACTTCTCCGGGGCGCGGGCCGCGCTGGTCCAGCGGGTGCTGCTTCTGGAGAAGGAAGGGATGCTCCAGATCCTGCGGGAGGCGCGCGTCACCGCCATCACGTCCGACCGGGTGCACTTCGACGTCGCCGGCCGGCCGGCTCAGCGGGAGAACGACTTCGTCTTCGTGCTGGCCGGCGGGGTGCCGCCCTACGAGCTCCTCAAGAAGTGCGGCGTGGACCTCGAGACCAGGTTCGGCACTCCGCTGCCGCGCTCTGCCTGA
- a CDS encoding outer membrane protein transport protein: MRRIAVACAATLLAAISLAPSARAQGFSVYEHDACSMARGMTGVAAPCNQASAVFLNPAAILGGATKFNLQAGVTFIAPTGNFTDSATNARTDLNKKVFPVPSGYATYQVTPRLAVGAGVFAPYGLTTDWPVTSPGRYLAYKTTIASIYVQPTVAYAITPRIQIGAGVDYVHSSAQVHRRVDASTLPVTGTPLTLGSLGVPAGTDMADVLFDVSGNGWGFHVGGLVKVTDRLSIGARYLSRVKIDFTGTASFTQVPTGIVLPAGNPLQVPGGTPLDVVLAQGFAAGQPLSNQSASTSITMPDQIVAGIAYKLMDNLTVLADWQHTNWSVFDTLKLTLTVAPTVTEPENYKSTDAFRFGIDWRATPKFAIRAGALRHNGASPDASVTPVLPEGNRYEGTLGVGVLLMPRLRLDLAYQYLQQQDRRGRMIDPPAGVPGDLVNHGLYQFKANLFGASLALGF, from the coding sequence ATGCGGCGAATCGCCGTAGCGTGTGCGGCCACTTTGCTGGCCGCGATCAGCCTCGCACCGAGCGCCCGGGCGCAGGGGTTCTCAGTGTACGAGCACGACGCCTGCAGCATGGCGCGGGGCATGACCGGGGTGGCCGCGCCGTGCAACCAGGCGAGCGCCGTGTTCCTCAACCCGGCCGCGATCCTGGGCGGCGCCACCAAGTTCAACCTCCAGGCGGGGGTGACGTTCATCGCGCCGACGGGGAACTTCACCGACAGCGCCACCAACGCCCGCACCGATCTCAACAAGAAGGTGTTCCCGGTGCCGTCCGGCTACGCGACCTACCAGGTCACGCCGCGGCTCGCGGTGGGCGCCGGCGTGTTCGCGCCCTACGGCCTGACGACGGACTGGCCGGTCACCTCGCCGGGCCGGTACCTCGCCTACAAGACCACCATCGCCAGCATCTACGTCCAGCCCACGGTCGCCTACGCCATCACCCCGCGCATCCAGATCGGGGCCGGCGTGGACTACGTGCACTCCTCGGCGCAGGTGCACCGGCGGGTGGACGCCTCGACGCTGCCGGTGACCGGCACGCCGCTCACGCTGGGCTCGCTCGGCGTGCCCGCGGGGACGGACATGGCCGACGTGCTGTTCGACGTCAGCGGCAATGGCTGGGGCTTCCACGTCGGCGGCCTGGTGAAGGTCACCGACCGGCTGAGCATCGGCGCGCGGTACCTGAGCCGCGTGAAGATCGACTTCACGGGCACGGCCAGCTTCACGCAGGTGCCGACGGGCATCGTGCTCCCGGCGGGCAACCCTCTCCAGGTGCCGGGCGGCACGCCGCTCGACGTCGTCCTCGCGCAGGGCTTCGCCGCCGGCCAGCCGCTGTCCAACCAGAGCGCGAGCACCTCGATCACGATGCCGGACCAGATCGTGGCGGGCATCGCGTACAAGCTGATGGACAACCTCACGGTGCTGGCGGACTGGCAGCACACCAACTGGTCGGTCTTCGACACGCTGAAGCTCACCCTCACGGTCGCGCCCACGGTCACGGAGCCGGAGAACTACAAGAGCACGGACGCGTTCCGCTTCGGGATCGACTGGCGGGCCACACCGAAGTTCGCGATCCGCGCGGGCGCCCTGCGGCACAACGGCGCTTCGCCCGACGCGTCGGTGACGCCGGTGCTTCCCGAGGGTAACCGCTACGAGGGCACGCTCGGCGTCGGCGTCCTGCTCATGCCGCGGCTGCGGCTCGACCTGGCCTACCAGTACCTGCAGCAGCAGGACCGGCGCGGCCGGATGATCGATCCGCCCGCCGGCGTGCCCGGCGACCTGGTCAACCACGGTCTCTACCAGTTCAAGGCGAACCTCTTCGGCGCCAGCCTGGCGCTGGGGTTCTAA